Proteins from one Corallococcus exiguus genomic window:
- a CDS encoding response regulator, with product MSETKIRVLIVDDDPDQLALTERSLSSYNFEVRTHRSSLGVSNLVRTTAPDLVLLDVNIPALSGDKVLALARQQAPENTRFVLYSASDESKLRALALAAGADGYLSKSTQGADLARKLERLHKRPRVAAGT from the coding sequence ATGTCCGAGACCAAGATTCGCGTCCTCATCGTGGACGATGACCCGGACCAGCTCGCGCTGACCGAACGCTCGTTGTCCTCGTACAACTTCGAGGTCCGCACCCACCGTTCGTCCCTGGGGGTCTCCAACCTGGTGCGCACCACGGCGCCGGACCTGGTGCTCCTGGACGTGAACATCCCCGCGCTGAGTGGCGACAAGGTGCTGGCGCTGGCCCGGCAGCAGGCGCCGGAGAACACCCGCTTCGTCCTCTACTCCGCCTCCGACGAGTCGAAGCTGCGCGCGCTGGCGCTGGCGGCGGGCGCGGACGGCTACCTGTCCAAGAGCACGCAGGGCGCGGACCTGGCGCGCAAGCTGGAGCGGCTGCACAAGCGCCCCCGCGTCGCCGCCGGCACGTAG
- a CDS encoding ABC1 kinase family protein, protein MASEPDDKLPPQGRFNRLRKLAGLSLHVGTEVLKTGAKKLSGTNSSELLSLGTAEKLVATLGEMKGAAMKLGQALSMDPDLLTPEVRQMMARLQNQAPAMSYAQVSRVVQEELGAAPEALFKEFSPDALAAASLGQVHRAVLHDGRPVAVKVQYPGIDVSMGHDMDNLGLVVKTVSKTSRMMDGTAYFQELRDELMLELDYRREAKLAQSFAKSVARLPDLYVPQVVEERSAHRVLTLELLEGQTLKDWVTTSPDDAARFRVARQLIRATYGPFLDAGEIHADPHPGNFMVMPDGRMGLLDFGSIKRFSPGFIAANRRMFQQALRLETLDVLGLCREVGFSVELPEAEAEVLLREVLHIAGRPMRTAPYDYGTCDINRDMRNHFTRNAARIMRIRPPPEAMMFFRATGGLAQNLRLVGAQGDFRQVFLEVGALVGE, encoded by the coding sequence ATGGCTTCCGAACCCGACGACAAGCTGCCGCCCCAGGGGCGCTTCAACCGCCTGCGCAAGCTGGCGGGCCTCTCCCTGCATGTGGGTACGGAGGTGCTCAAGACGGGCGCGAAGAAGCTCTCCGGGACGAACTCCTCGGAGCTGCTCAGCCTGGGCACCGCGGAGAAGCTGGTGGCCACGCTGGGGGAGATGAAGGGCGCGGCCATGAAGCTGGGCCAGGCCCTCTCCATGGACCCGGACCTGCTCACGCCAGAGGTACGGCAGATGATGGCCCGGCTGCAGAACCAGGCCCCCGCCATGTCCTACGCGCAGGTGTCGCGCGTGGTGCAGGAGGAGCTGGGCGCGGCGCCGGAGGCCCTGTTCAAGGAGTTCTCCCCGGACGCGCTCGCCGCCGCGTCGCTGGGCCAGGTGCACCGCGCGGTGCTGCATGACGGCCGCCCCGTCGCCGTGAAGGTGCAGTACCCCGGCATCGACGTGTCCATGGGCCACGACATGGACAACCTGGGCCTCGTCGTGAAGACGGTGTCCAAGACGTCGCGGATGATGGACGGCACCGCCTACTTCCAGGAGCTCCGCGACGAGCTCATGCTGGAGCTGGACTACCGCCGCGAGGCGAAGCTCGCGCAGAGCTTCGCGAAGAGCGTGGCGCGGCTGCCGGACCTGTACGTGCCCCAGGTCGTCGAGGAGCGCAGCGCCCACCGCGTGCTCACGCTGGAGCTGCTGGAAGGCCAGACGCTCAAGGACTGGGTGACGACGTCGCCGGATGACGCCGCGCGCTTCCGCGTCGCGCGCCAGCTCATCCGCGCCACCTACGGGCCGTTCCTGGACGCGGGCGAAATCCACGCCGACCCGCACCCCGGCAACTTCATGGTGATGCCGGACGGGCGCATGGGCCTGTTGGACTTCGGCTCCATCAAGCGCTTCAGCCCGGGCTTCATCGCGGCCAACCGCCGCATGTTCCAGCAGGCGCTGCGGCTGGAGACGCTGGACGTGCTGGGCCTGTGCCGCGAAGTGGGCTTCTCCGTGGAGCTGCCGGAGGCGGAGGCGGAGGTGCTCCTGCGCGAGGTGCTCCACATCGCCGGGCGTCCCATGCGCACGGCGCCGTACGACTACGGCACCTGCGACATCAACCGCGACATGCGCAACCACTTCACGCGCAACGCCGCGCGCATCATGCGCATCCGGCCGCCCCCGGAGGCGATGATGTTCTTCCGGGCCACCGGGGGGCTGGCCCAGAACCTGCGCCTCGTGGGCGCGCAGGGCGACTTCCGGCAGGTGTTCCTGGAGGTCGGCGCGCTCGTGGGCGAGTGA
- a CDS encoding serine/threonine-protein kinase — protein MRGLDLNGGTMLYAGTPPPGPAASLPAPSLTPMSSPTPVVPSLVGQEFGRFRVVRELGRGGMGTVFLAEHTLIQKRVAIKVLHAHLAQAPELVARFLSEARTLTLVQHENVVTLYDLDSREGRPYLVMEYLEGDSLANFARGPMAAALVVDLMMQVCDALGAAHAHGIVHRDLKPANVFLVPSPSGKQRVKLLDFGIAKLLSRPAGEMTTEVGVLLGTPEFMAPEQCGDGIVDARSDLYAAGVLAYLLLTGQVPFYGRTAAEILVGHLQKEPVPPHELNPAVPEPLSRVLLRALAKRPEHRFASAAELRAALEASLAPPPAPSAPPLTALLRGQGTQAPVELKGEWVGRSGLFFQLATPPPALLSEVSLVLRLPGGELPCTAQVVRHVTAEQAQSWNMPPGFGVQLRDASPAFQAQLAQLRNVTRATSAQATAAIPTPEDAQAETVLQGFRRRLAGDPYAVLELPRDATLESVRTAAQRARGALELLKARPLSDGQRAQVDRALDRVSGALHTLGHVERRVEYDATLGNVEGIERCLAAGLTATMLEQCRRRFLAGNTGREGRAAVHRLSGDALASVGRLEEALAAYELAVRADPLDLEGLKRWRFLRARVRGSAAPR, from the coding sequence ATGCGCGGGCTGGACCTCAACGGCGGCACGATGCTCTACGCCGGCACGCCGCCGCCGGGACCCGCGGCGTCGCTGCCCGCCCCTTCGCTCACGCCCATGTCGTCTCCCACGCCCGTGGTGCCTTCCCTCGTGGGCCAGGAGTTCGGCCGCTTCCGCGTCGTGCGCGAGCTGGGCCGCGGCGGCATGGGCACCGTGTTCCTCGCGGAGCACACGCTCATCCAGAAGCGCGTGGCCATCAAGGTGCTCCACGCGCACCTGGCCCAGGCCCCGGAGCTCGTCGCGCGCTTCCTCTCCGAAGCCCGCACGCTCACGCTCGTGCAGCACGAGAACGTCGTCACCCTCTATGACCTGGACTCGCGCGAAGGGCGCCCGTACCTGGTCATGGAGTACCTGGAGGGTGACAGCCTGGCCAACTTCGCCCGCGGCCCCATGGCCGCGGCGCTGGTGGTGGACCTGATGATGCAGGTGTGTGACGCCCTGGGCGCCGCGCACGCGCACGGCATCGTCCACCGCGACCTGAAGCCCGCCAACGTCTTCCTCGTCCCCAGCCCCAGCGGCAAGCAGCGCGTGAAGCTGCTCGACTTCGGCATCGCCAAGCTCCTGTCCCGCCCCGCCGGGGAGATGACCACCGAAGTGGGCGTCCTCCTGGGCACGCCGGAGTTCATGGCCCCCGAGCAGTGCGGCGACGGCATCGTGGACGCGCGCAGCGACCTGTACGCGGCCGGTGTGCTCGCGTACCTGCTGCTCACCGGCCAGGTGCCCTTCTACGGCCGCACCGCCGCCGAAATCCTGGTGGGCCACCTGCAGAAGGAGCCCGTCCCGCCGCACGAACTGAACCCCGCCGTGCCGGAGCCCCTGTCGCGGGTGCTGTTGCGCGCGCTGGCCAAGCGGCCCGAACACCGCTTCGCCTCCGCCGCGGAGCTGAGAGCGGCCCTGGAGGCGTCGCTCGCGCCGCCGCCCGCGCCCTCCGCGCCGCCGCTCACCGCGCTCCTGCGCGGCCAGGGCACGCAGGCCCCCGTGGAGCTCAAGGGCGAGTGGGTGGGCCGCTCCGGCCTCTTCTTCCAGCTGGCCACTCCGCCCCCCGCGCTCCTGTCGGAGGTGTCGCTGGTGCTGCGGCTTCCCGGCGGCGAGCTGCCGTGCACCGCGCAGGTGGTACGCCACGTCACCGCCGAGCAGGCCCAGTCGTGGAACATGCCCCCGGGCTTCGGCGTGCAGCTGCGCGATGCCAGCCCCGCCTTCCAGGCCCAGCTGGCCCAGCTTCGCAACGTCACCCGCGCCACGTCCGCGCAGGCCACCGCCGCCATCCCCACGCCCGAGGACGCGCAAGCAGAGACCGTCCTCCAGGGTTTTCGCCGGCGGCTCGCCGGGGACCCGTACGCAGTGCTGGAGCTGCCGCGCGACGCCACGCTGGAGTCCGTGCGCACCGCGGCCCAGCGCGCTCGTGGGGCGCTGGAGCTGCTCAAGGCCCGCCCGCTGTCGGACGGCCAGCGCGCCCAGGTGGACCGCGCGTTGGATCGCGTGTCCGGAGCGCTCCACACGCTGGGCCACGTGGAGCGGCGCGTGGAGTACGACGCCACGCTGGGCAACGTGGAGGGCATCGAGCGGTGCCTCGCCGCGGGCCTCACCGCCACCATGCTGGAGCAGTGCCGCCGCCGCTTCCTCGCGGGCAACACCGGCCGCGAGGGCCGCGCCGCCGTCCACCGCCTGTCCGGAGACGCGCTCGCGTCCGTGGGCCGGCTGGAGGAGGCGCTCGCCGCCTATGAGCTGGCGGTCCGCGCGGACCCCCTGGACCTGGAGGGGCTCAAGCGCTGGCGCTTCCTCCGGGCCCGGGTGCGGGGCTCGGCCGCTCCCCGGTAG